In the genome of Homo sapiens chromosome 17 genomic patch of type FIX, GRCh38.p14 PATCHES HG2087_PATCH, the window GAGGTGGTTGACAATTAGTAGTTTAAtcacagggtgtgtgtgtgtgtgtgtgtgtgtgtgtttatgtgcacGCATGTATATGCATCACCACGTAGCCAGGAGGGGCCTGTTGGGGTTTGAGTCACTGGGATCTTCCTGGTGAGAGGTAAGAGAAGTCACTGGGCTTAGCTGGGCCTCTGAGGCCTGTATGGAACTCTTGGTTGCTGAGGCAACCATGGACCTGTTGCTAGGAGATAGCTGGGGAAGGCCCAAGGCCGCCCAGGGCAGAGAGAGGAGACGAAGAGTTTGGGACAGTGGGGGAGGAGATGGGAAGGGATGGGATTTCTGGGTCCCAGAGCGGGTGGGATACTCACGCACAGCTTCTTCactggtggggggtggggcacaCATTATTTCTCACTGGTCAtgatttacaagaagaaaaataaaactgcttttgGAACCACAAACTTGTGAAGGCTGTTGAGGGCCAGGTTGGGGGTGCTGTCCCCTCACAACAGAAGCCCTGCTTTCTCTGCCCATCGCCTGCTGGAGATGCCTTCTGGACCCCAGTTCCTTGAGCCCCAGCTTTACCCCAGCTGAGGATGGGCAGTGCCATTGTTCATTGTTCTGGAACATTCTAGAACCTCCAGGCAAGGGCTGGAGCCAGGGCTGCAGAGCATTCCTCGGCTCAGCTGGGGCAGCGCCGCCCCATCCCCCAGTGGTCCTCATGTGGAGGCTGGCACTAGGCGGGGTTTTCCTGGCAGCCGCCCAGGCTTGTGTCTTCTGTCGCCTCCCAGCCCACGACTTGTCAGGCCGCCTGGCTCGGCTCTGCAGCCAGATGGAGGCCAGGCAGAAGGAATGTGGGGCCTCCCCAGACTTCTCGGCCTTTGCCTTAGGTAGGACCAGACATCCAGGGATGGGCCCAGCAAGCACTCACCCCCCTACCCCCAGAGGGTGGCATGTGACCTTCCAGCTGTGCCCTCCATCTGTGGCCCTTTCTGGACATGCTGGCCTTTCCCTCTGAGAGAGCTCCATATCTGGGAAAGTCAGGAGAGACCCCAGAACCTGGGCTGATGAGGGAATCGCTGGTCCTTGCCCATCTCCACAGATGAGGTGTCCATGAACAAAGTCACAGAGAAGACTCACAGAGTCCTGAGGGTCATGGGTGAGGTCAAGGGGAAAGAGTGACCTAGGGGCTTGGGAGGATACCAAGGAGAGGGACGGGTGACAGGGGTTGGGGTGGGCAGGGAAGGGTGGAGGGGTAGAGACAGGAGGGCTGATCAGGGAGGGGCTGCGTGAAGAGAGGGGGAACTGGCCCCGTCGAGGCCCAGGGAAACGGAGCTGCTGTCTGCCTCCCCAGAAATCAAAGAGGCTGTCTCCTCACTCCCTTCATATTGGAGTTGGCTTCGAAAGACCAAGCTCCCTGAGTACACCAGGGAAGGTACCGATGCGGGATGGGCCTCAAGGGGAGCCTAGGGTCTTAACCAAAGGAATGTGTGGTGAGCAGCTCATCCATTCacacccccaccccttccttgTCTTTCATTTCAGCTCTCTGTCCCCCCGCCTGCCGTGAGTAGGAAAGGAAAGGGGTAGCAAGGACCTGGGGCCTGCAGGGTGTCAGAGGAGGGCCTGGCAGCTGCAGGAGGAAGCTGGGTACCAGGCAGGGTGGAGGCccggcctcccctccccagcGTTGCCTCTGCTGTCTCCTGCAGGGGGCAGCACCACGCTGTACAACTGCTCCACCTGCAAGGGGACGGAGGTGTCCTGCTGGCCCCGAAAGCGCTGCTTCCCAGGTCCTCACGCCCATCTTGGCCCCGCCCCACCTTGCCCAGATCCCTGAGCCCTTGGGCTCCCAAGTCGGTGCGTGTGGGTCCCAGAATCattcactgcctcctgggttccctgCAGGAAGTCAGgatctttgggaagccaagattcTGCTCCTCTCCATCTTCGGAGCTTTCCTGCTTCTGGGTGTTCTGAGCCTCCTGGTGGAGTGAGTTTTGGGATAAAGACAGGAATCCTACCCCGCCCAGTGCCTTCCACcacccatcctccctccctctgtccctcccaggCCCCTCCCGTAGGCTTCCCACCCTCGTCTTCCCTCAGGTCCCACCACCTCCAAGCAAAAAGTGGCTTGTGAAGACGCTGaaaacctcccagcctccagctcTAAGGGGTATGCACTCACAACTTCCACATCCCTTGGAGGGGAACCAGTCAGCCCCTTAGTCCCAGCTCCAAAGACAGTCTCCAGACCCTAAAACCCAGACATCCCTGCTTCTGGTTGGTGAgataatgaaaaacaagaaaatcccCAAAAACCCAGATCCCCCACAATCCCAGTGTCAGATGGCCTCCCGGGAACCCAGGCACCCACAGCTGGAAAGTTCCTCCCCTCCAGCCCTCAACCAATCACATGGCTGTCAACAATGCCAGGAAAATATCTACAGAAGGAAAGAATCCCCTACGCCACTCCCACCACACC includes:
- the TMEM95 gene encoding sperm-egg fusion protein TMEM95 isoform X4, translated to MWRLALGGVFLAAAQACVFCRLPAHDLSGRLARLCSQMEARQKECGASPDFSAFALDEVSMNKVTEKTHRVLRVMGGSTTLYNCSTCKGTEVSCWPRKRCFPGPTTSKQKVACEDAENLPASSSKGVRWPPGNPGTHSWKVPPLQPSTNHMAVNNARKISTEGKNPLRHSHHTHTPFCLFRESGGICPRSYSRPSYD
- the TMEM95 gene encoding sperm-egg fusion protein TMEM95 isoform X3 produces the protein MWRLALGGVFLAAAQACVFCRLPAHDLSGRLARLCSQMEARQKECGASPDFSAFALDEVSMNKVTEKTHRVLRVMALCPPACRGSTTLYNCSTCKGTEVSCWPRKRCFPGPTTSKQKVACEDAENLPASSSKGVRWPPGNPGTHSWKVPPLQPSTNHMAVNNARKISTEGKNPLRHSHHTHTPFCLFRESGGICPRSYSRPSYD
- the TMEM95 gene encoding sperm-egg fusion protein TMEM95 isoform 1 precursor (isoform 1 precursor is encoded by transcript variant 1) codes for the protein MWRLALGGVFLAAAQACVFCRLPAHDLSGRLARLCSQMEARQKECGASPDFSAFALDEVSMNKVTEKTHRVLRVMEIKEAVSSLPSYWSWLRKTKLPEYTREALCPPACRGSTTLYNCSTCKGTEVSCWPRKRCFPGSLGSQDSAPLHLRSFPASGCSEPPGGVPPPPSKKWLVKTLKTSQPPALRGMHSQLPHPLEGNQSAP
- the TMEM95 gene encoding sperm-egg fusion protein TMEM95 isoform X1 — encoded protein: MWRLALGGVFLAAAQACVFCRLPAHDLSGRLARLCSQMEARQKECGASPDFSAFALDEVSMNKVTEKTHRVLRVMEIKEAVSSLPSYWSWLRKTKLPEYTREALCPPACRGSTTLYNCSTCKGTEVSCWPRKRCFPGPTTSKQKVACEDAENLPASSSKGVRWPPGNPGTHSWKVPPLQPSTNHMAVNNARKISTEGKNPLRHSHHTHTPFCLFRESGGICPRSYSRPSYD
- the TMEM95 gene encoding sperm-egg fusion protein TMEM95 isoform X2, which produces MWRLALGGVFLAAAQACVFCRLPAHDLSGRLARLCSQMEARQKECGASPDFSAFALDEVSMNKVTEKTHRVLRVMEIKEAVSSLPSYWSWLRKTKLPEYTREALCPPACRGSTTLYNCSTCKGTEVSCWPRKRCFPGPTTSKQKVACEDAENLPASSSKGPQPITWLSTMPGKYLQKERIPYATPTTPTPPSACSGKAGASAPEAIPGPPMTDGESGNACSGKLTPLE
- the TMEM95 gene encoding sperm-egg fusion protein TMEM95 isoform 2 precursor (isoform 2 precursor is encoded by transcript variant 2) — its product is MWRLALGGVFLAAAQACVFCRLPAHDLSGRLARLCSQMEARQKECGASPDFSAFALDEVSMNKVTEKTHRVLRVMEIKEAVSSLPSYWSWLRKTKLPEYTREALCPPACPLPLLSPAGGSTTLYNCSTCKGTEVSCWPRKRCFPGSQDLWEAKILLLSIFGAFLLLGVLSLLVESHHLQAKSGL
- the TMEM95 gene encoding sperm-egg fusion protein TMEM95 isoform 3 precursor (isoform 3 precursor is encoded by transcript variant 3), whose amino-acid sequence is MWRLALGGVFLAAAQACVFCRLPAHDLSGRLARLCSQMEARQKECGASPDFSAFALDEVSMNKVTEKTHRVLRVMEIKEAVSSLPSYWSWLRKTKLPEYTREALCPPACRGSTTLYNCSTCKGTEVSCWPRKRCFPGSQDLWEAKILLLSIFGAFLLLGVLSLLVESHHLQAKSGL